One window of Methanocaldococcus sp. genomic DNA carries:
- a CDS encoding isopentenyl phosphate kinase: protein MLIILKLGGSILSNKNIPYSVNWDNLDRISREIKNALDYYKSQNKDIKLILVHGGGSFGHPVAKKYLKNENDKKTFVNMEKGFWEIQRAMRRFNNIIIDTLQSYDIPAVSIQPSSFVVFGEKLIFDTSAIREMIKRDLIPVVHGDIVVDDNNNYKILSGDDIVPYLSKELKTDVILYATDVDGVLINNKPIKRIDKNNISKILEYLKESNKIDVTGGMRYKIETIMKNKCKGIIFNGNKINNIYKSLLGIVEGGTEIDFRSKI from the coding sequence ATGTTAATTATACTAAAATTGGGAGGAAGTATTTTATCAAATAAAAATATTCCTTACTCAGTTAATTGGGATAATCTTGATAGAATTTCGAGAGAAATAAAAAATGCCTTAGATTATTACAAAAGCCAAAATAAAGATATAAAGTTAATATTAGTCCATGGTGGTGGCTCTTTTGGGCATCCTGTTGCTAAAAAATACTTAAAAAATGAGAATGACAAAAAAACATTTGTAAATATGGAAAAAGGTTTCTGGGAAATTCAAAGGGCTATGAGAAGATTTAACAATATAATTATAGACACTTTACAGAGTTATGACATTCCAGCAGTTTCTATACAGCCATCTTCATTTGTCGTCTTTGGAGAAAAATTGATTTTTGACACTTCGGCAATAAGGGAGATGATTAAAAGAGATTTAATTCCAGTAGTTCATGGAGATATAGTAGTTGATGACAATAATAACTATAAAATTCTATCTGGCGATGATATAGTTCCGTATTTATCTAAGGAGTTAAAAACTGATGTAATACTCTACGCTACTGATGTTGATGGAGTATTGATAAATAACAAACCTATAAAAAGGATTGACAAAAATAACATTTCTAAAATCTTAGAATATTTAAAGGAATCTAATAAAATAGATGTTACTGGTGGAATGAGATACAAAATAGAAACAATTATGAAAAATAAATGTAAGGGTATTATATTTAATGGAAATAAAATAAATAATATTTATAAATCTTTGTTGGGCATAGTGGAAGGAGGAACTGAAATAGATTTTAGAAGCAAAATATAA
- a CDS encoding RlmF-related methyltransferase has translation MLGLKIETALKYNENLKKYVYKKGDKLRIDFKNKDALIEYNKTILKVLFNLDEDFHKNGLVPTPINRYYFVKSTFETLYRLGIKKPKVLEIGTGHSAIISLLIKKFYDADVYATEVDEEFLKFAKRNIEKNKLDIKLINSKGKIIDGIEEIKGKKFDLIISYPPFYSKNSVSSGRKFGGAKAKSVELIGRGKYGEEFSFRIIEEGINFLNKKGVISLMMPKKPEKRRELIIEKMKNINLDVEVDEIKTGNRLRYVIKGIKE, from the coding sequence ATGTTAGGACTTAAAATTGAGACAGCATTAAAATACAATGAAAATTTAAAAAAATATGTCTATAAAAAAGGGGATAAACTTAGGATAGATTTTAAAAATAAAGATGCTTTAATAGAATACAATAAAACTATTTTAAAGGTTTTATTTAATTTAGATGAGGACTTTCATAAAAATGGTTTAGTTCCTACACCAATAAACAGATATTACTTTGTAAAATCTACTTTTGAAACATTATATAGATTGGGAATAAAAAAACCTAAAGTTTTAGAGATAGGAACAGGACATTCAGCAATAATTTCTCTATTAATAAAAAAGTTTTACGATGCTGATGTATATGCTACAGAAGTTGATGAAGAATTTTTAAAATTTGCTAAAAGAAACATTGAAAAAAATAAATTAGATATAAAACTTATAAATTCTAAGGGAAAAATTATTGATGGAATAGAAGAAATTAAAGGTAAAAAATTTGATTTAATTATATCCTATCCTCCATTTTATTCAAAAAATTCTGTAAGTAGTGGAAGAAAATTTGGAGGAGCTAAGGCAAAGAGCGTTGAATTGATAGGTAGAGGTAAGTATGGAGAGGAATTTTCATTTAGAATAATTGAAGAAGGTATTAATTTTTTAAATAAAAAAGGAGTAATTTCTTTAATGATGCCAAAAAAACCTGAGAAAAGGAGAGAGTTAATAATTGAAAAAATGAAAAATATTAACTTAGATGTGGAAGTTGATGAAATAAAAACAGGAAATAGATTAAGATATGTAATTAAAGGAATAAAAGAGTAA
- a CDS encoding MBL fold metallo-hydrolase, with protein sequence MKIIFRGAALEVGRSCIEIKTDKSKILLDCGVKLGKTIEYPILDESIRDVDKVFVSHAHLDHSGALPILFHKKIDVPVVTTELTKKLIKILLKDMVKIAEFENKKILFNNHDVKETIRHTIPLNYKDKKYYKDFSYEFFNAGHIPGSASILLEYEEKNKTILYTGDTKLRNTRLTKGADLSYIKDDIDILIIESTYGNSIHPNRKAVELSFIEKIKEILFKGGIALIPVFAVDRAQEILLILNDYNIDAPIYLDGMAVDVTKLMLKYKELLNEGYKLEECLKNVKLIEKPEDRVKAIENLSKNGGIVVTTAGMLDGGPILYYLKLFMHDPRNALLLTGYQVRDSNGRHLIETGKIYIGENEVKPNLEVCLYNFSCHAGMDELHEIIKKVNPELLIIQHGEETQATVLRNWALEHGFDAIVPKLGEKIRL encoded by the coding sequence ATGAAAATTATTTTTAGGGGTGCAGCATTAGAGGTTGGTAGAAGTTGTATTGAAATAAAAACCGATAAAAGTAAAATATTATTAGATTGCGGAGTTAAACTTGGAAAAACTATTGAATACCCAATATTAGATGAATCTATAAGAGATGTTGATAAAGTTTTTGTCTCTCATGCTCACTTGGATCATTCTGGGGCTTTGCCAATACTATTTCACAAAAAAATAGATGTTCCAGTAGTAACAACAGAATTAACAAAAAAATTAATTAAAATTTTGTTAAAGGATATGGTTAAAATTGCTGAATTTGAAAATAAAAAAATTTTATTTAATAATCATGATGTGAAGGAAACTATAAGACATACAATTCCTTTAAATTACAAAGATAAAAAATACTATAAAGATTTTTCATACGAATTTTTTAATGCTGGACATATTCCTGGGAGTGCCTCAATTTTGTTAGAGTATGAGGAGAAAAATAAAACTATACTTTATACTGGAGATACAAAGTTAAGAAATACAAGATTAACAAAAGGGGCTGATTTGAGTTATATAAAAGATGATATTGATATTTTAATTATAGAATCAACCTATGGAAATAGTATCCATCCAAATAGGAAGGCTGTTGAGTTGTCATTTATAGAAAAAATTAAGGAAATATTATTTAAAGGAGGAATTGCCTTAATTCCAGTATTTGCTGTTGATAGGGCTCAAGAGATTTTATTAATATTGAATGACTATAATATTGATGCTCCTATTTACTTAGATGGAATGGCGGTTGATGTAACCAAATTGATGCTTAAATATAAAGAACTATTAAATGAAGGGTATAAATTGGAAGAATGTTTAAAAAATGTTAAATTAATTGAAAAGCCAGAAGATAGAGTTAAAGCAATTGAAAATCTATCAAAAAATGGGGGAATTGTTGTAACAACTGCTGGAATGTTAGATGGAGGACCAATACTATATTATTTAAAATTATTCATGCATGATCCAAGGAATGCTCTATTATTAACAGGTTATCAGGTTAGAGATTCTAATGGTAGACATTTAATTGAAACTGGAAAAATATATATTGGAGAAAATGAGGTTAAACCAAACTTAGAGGTTTGTTTATATAACTTCTCATGCCACGCTGGAATGGATGAACTACATGAAATAATTAAAAAGGTAAATCCAGAGTTGTTAATTATACAGCATGGAGAGGAAACTCAGGCAACAGTATTAAGAAACTGGGCTTTGGAGCATGGATTTGATGCAATAGTTCCAAAATTAGGAGAGAAGATAAGATTATAG
- the trxR gene encoding F420-dependent thioredoxin reductase, producing MIYDTIIIGAGPGGLTAGIYAMRGKLNAICIEKENAGGRIAEAGIVENYPGFEEIRGFELAEKFKNHAEKFKLPIIYDEVIKIEIKEKPFKVITKNSTYETKTIVIATGTRPKKLGLNEDKFIGKGVSYCTMCDAFFYLNKEVIVIGRDTPAIMSAINLKDIAKKVTVITDKSELKAAEPIMLDKLKEAKNIEIIYNAKPLEIIGNEKAEGVKILVNEKEEIIKADGIFISLGHIPNTEFLKDSGIELNKKGFIITDKNCKTNIEGIYAVGDVRGGVMQVAKAVGDGCVAMANIIKYLQSLK from the coding sequence ATGATATACGACACAATAATTATAGGAGCTGGTCCAGGAGGTTTAACAGCAGGAATATACGCAATGAGAGGTAAGTTAAATGCTATATGTATAGAAAAAGAAAATGCAGGAGGCAGAATTGCAGAGGCGGGGATTGTTGAGAATTATCCTGGATTTGAAGAAATTAGAGGATTTGAATTGGCAGAAAAATTTAAAAATCACGCTGAAAAGTTTAAACTACCTATAATATATGACGAAGTTATTAAAATAGAAATTAAAGAAAAACCCTTCAAAGTTATTACAAAAAATTCAACATATGAAACTAAAACTATCGTTATAGCCACAGGAACAAGACCTAAAAAGTTAGGTTTAAATGAGGATAAGTTTATTGGTAAGGGTGTTAGTTATTGCACTATGTGTGATGCCTTTTTTTATTTAAATAAGGAGGTAATTGTTATTGGAAGAGATACTCCAGCAATAATGAGTGCTATAAATTTAAAAGACATTGCCAAAAAAGTTACTGTAATTACTGATAAATCAGAGTTAAAGGCTGCTGAGCCTATAATGTTAGATAAACTTAAAGAGGCAAAAAATATTGAAATAATATACAATGCAAAACCTTTAGAAATTATTGGAAATGAAAAGGCAGAGGGTGTAAAAATATTAGTCAATGAAAAAGAAGAGATTATAAAGGCTGATGGGATATTTATAAGTTTAGGGCACATTCCAAATACTGAATTTTTAAAAGATAGTGGAATAGAATTAAATAAAAAAGGATTTATTATAACAGATAAGAATTGCAAAACGAATATAGAAGGAATTTATGCCGTAGGAGATGTTAGAGGAGGAGTTATGCAAGTAGCTAAGGCTGTTGGAGATGGATGTGTTGCTATGGCAAATATTATTAAATATTTGCAAAGCTTAAAGTAA
- the hisB gene encoding imidazoleglycerol-phosphate dehydratase HisB yields the protein MRVFEVMRETKETNVYLKINIDGVGKYKIDTGIPFFDHLLSAFAKHGCFDLIVKARGDLDVDDHHTVEDVGICLGLALNQIEKKNIFRFGWAIIPMDDARAMVSIDLSGRSYCVGSYKPEREKIGDLSLENINHFFESVASYGMLNIHYEVIGKNEHHKVEALFKAFGVALDLATKFDERKGMISTKGEVKLP from the coding sequence ATGAGAGTTTTTGAAGTTATGAGAGAGACAAAGGAGACAAATGTATATTTGAAAATAAACATTGATGGTGTAGGAAAATACAAAATAGACACTGGAATTCCTTTTTTTGATCATCTACTTTCAGCATTTGCTAAGCATGGATGCTTTGACTTAATTGTTAAGGCAAGAGGAGATTTAGATGTAGATGACCATCACACAGTTGAAGATGTTGGAATTTGCTTAGGTTTGGCTTTAAATCAAATTGAAAAGAAAAATATTTTCAGATTCGGATGGGCAATAATTCCTATGGATGATGCAAGGGCGATGGTTTCTATTGATTTAAGTGGTAGAAGTTACTGCGTGGGAAGTTACAAACCAGAAAGAGAAAAAATTGGAGATTTATCATTAGAGAATATAAATCACTTCTTTGAGTCAGTTGCAAGTTATGGAATGCTAAATATACACTATGAAGTTATTGGAAAAAATGAGCATCACAAAGTTGAAGCATTATTTAAGGCTTTTGGTGTTGCCTTAGATTTAGCCACCAAGTTTGATGAGAGAAAGGGAATGATAAGTACCAAGGGAGAAGTTAAACTGCCATAA
- a CDS encoding fibrillarin-like rRNA/tRNA 2'-O-methyltransferase — protein sequence MDIKIKEIFENVYEIDLGDGVKRIGTKSIVKGKKVYDEKIVKVDDEEYRIWNPHKSKLGAAIIKGLKVMPIKRNSKVLYLGASAGTTPSHVSDIADRGIIYAVEYAPRIMREFLDSCKDRINLIPILGDANKPQEYSNIVEKVDVIYEDVAQPNQAEILIKNAKWFLKKGGYGMIAIKARSIDVTKDPKEIFKEQKEILESNGFKIVDEVDIEPFEKDHIMFVGKWLG from the coding sequence ATGGACATTAAGATAAAAGAAATCTTTGAAAATGTTTATGAAATTGATTTAGGAGATGGTGTAAAAAGGATAGGAACAAAATCAATTGTTAAAGGAAAAAAAGTTTATGATGAAAAAATTGTAAAAGTTGATGATGAAGAATATAGAATTTGGAATCCTCATAAGAGTAAGTTAGGTGCAGCAATAATTAAAGGCTTAAAAGTCATGCCTATAAAGAGAAATTCAAAGGTTTTATACTTAGGGGCATCTGCTGGAACAACTCCTTCTCATGTCTCTGACATTGCAGATAGAGGAATAATTTACGCTGTTGAGTATGCTCCAAGAATTATGAGAGAATTTTTAGATTCATGTAAAGATAGAATAAACTTAATTCCAATTTTAGGAGATGCAAATAAGCCACAGGAGTATTCAAATATCGTTGAGAAAGTTGATGTCATCTATGAGGATGTTGCTCAACCAAACCAAGCAGAGATTTTAATAAAAAATGCTAAATGGTTTTTAAAGAAGGGAGGATATGGAATGATAGCAATAAAAGCCAGAAGTATAGATGTTACAAAAGACCCTAAGGAAATATTTAAAGAACAAAAAGAAATTTTAGAAAGTAATGGATTTAAAATAGTCGATGAAGTAGATATAGAGCCATTTGAAAAAGATCACATAATGTTTGTAGGTAAGTGGTTAGGATAA
- a CDS encoding C2H2-type zinc finger protein, translated as MDIEKVLQKLEIPKEGIFYKCPYCDYKNVDKKVVVKHIKSKHQDELKKEVEKMNKKQQQKKKQQAKKKPQKKQKQNTEIIEYKDYIYLFAHKKTCMIILEDGTTIKGLVKAKDRYTIMVLNSDYIPKGFDKPPERIILHKGHIVSVIPLEENKNE; from the coding sequence ATGGATATAGAAAAAGTATTGCAAAAGTTAGAGATACCAAAAGAGGGAATTTTTTATAAATGTCCATATTGCGACTATAAAAATGTAGATAAGAAGGTAGTGGTAAAGCATATAAAAAGTAAGCATCAGGATGAATTAAAAAAGGAGGTTGAGAAAATGAACAAAAAACAGCAACAGAAGAAAAAACAACAGGCAAAGAAAAAACCACAAAAGAAACAAAAACAAAATACTGAAATAATAGAATACAAAGATTATATATATTTATTTGCTCATAAAAAGACATGTATGATTATATTAGAAGATGGGACTACTATAAAAGGTTTAGTTAAGGCAAAGGATAGATATACAATAATGGTTTTGAATAGCGATTATATACCTAAAGGATTCGATAAACCACCAGAAAGAATTATACTGCATAAAGGACATATTGTTAGTGTCATCCCATTAGAAGAAAATAAAAATGAGTAA
- a CDS encoding ThiF family adenylyltransferase, giving the protein MNVEDLERMLIPKGEVSVIGCGRLGVRVIFDLLEVHRGGVEKVYVFDSAKIEKNDIIHRKLGGNVGEYKVDFIKRFFKDRVESYKVNINEKNLNLIRGDVAIICIAGGDTIPTTKAIIEYCKSKGIKTIGTNGVFGIDEKVKVCDAKYAKGPAKFLNLNEDGHIVVGTEKFIKDFEPITPYTLDEIAKRMVIECLRILWKKYYSK; this is encoded by the coding sequence ATGAATGTTGAAGATTTAGAGAGGATGTTAATTCCTAAGGGAGAGGTTTCAGTTATAGGTTGTGGTAGATTAGGAGTTAGAGTTATATTTGATTTATTGGAAGTGCATAGGGGTGGAGTAGAGAAAGTTTATGTTTTTGACAGCGCTAAGATAGAGAAAAACGATATTATTCATAGAAAATTAGGAGGAAATGTTGGTGAGTATAAAGTAGATTTTATAAAAAGATTTTTTAAAGATAGAGTAGAATCTTACAAAGTAAATATAAATGAAAAAAATTTAAACTTAATTAGAGGAGATGTTGCAATTATATGTATCGCTGGTGGTGACACTATTCCAACAACAAAGGCTATTATAGAATACTGCAAAAGTAAAGGTATTAAAACGATAGGAACTAATGGAGTATTTGGCATTGATGAAAAAGTAAAGGTTTGTGATGCTAAGTATGCAAAGGGTCCAGCAAAGTTTTTAAATTTAAATGAAGATGGGCATATTGTAGTAGGAACTGAAAAGTTTATCAAAGATTTTGAGCCAATAACTCCTTATACATTAGATGAAATTGCCAAAAGGATGGTTATTGAATGTTTAAGAATACTGTGGAAAAAATATTATTCTAAATAA
- a CDS encoding proteasome-activating nucleotidase codes for MVFEEFLGLNKEKKSFEEFKEEKTKKETLSNNIINNDLKDKATIAELESKILKLELEKKELERENLQLMKENEILRRELDRMRVPPLIVGTVVDKVGERKVIVKSSTGPSFLVNISHFVNPDDITPGKRVCLNQQTLTVVDVLPENKDYRARAMEVDERPNVRYEDIGGLDKQIQEVREVVELPMKHPELFEKVGIEPPKGVLLYGPPGTGKTLLAKAVATETNATFIRVVGSELVKKFIGEGASLVKDIFKLAKEKAPSIIFIDEIDAIAAKRTDALTGGDREVQRTLMQLLAEMDGFDTRGDVKIIGATNRLDILDPAILRPGRFDRIIEVPPPDEKGRLEILKIHTRRMNLAKDVNLEKIAKMTEGCVGADLKAICTEAGMNAIRELRDYVTMEDFKKAVERIMEKKRGKVKEEPKHLSVLYR; via the coding sequence ATGGTTTTTGAAGAATTTTTAGGATTAAATAAAGAAAAAAAATCTTTTGAAGAATTTAAAGAAGAAAAAACTAAAAAAGAAACTTTAAGTAACAATATAATTAATAATGATCTAAAAGATAAAGCAACTATTGCAGAATTAGAGAGTAAAATTTTAAAATTAGAATTAGAAAAAAAAGAACTTGAAAGAGAAAATTTACAATTAATGAAAGAAAATGAAATTTTAAGAAGAGAATTAGACAGAATGAGAGTTCCTCCATTAATTGTAGGGACAGTAGTTGATAAAGTTGGAGAGAGGAAAGTAATTGTTAAAAGTTCAACAGGTCCAAGTTTTTTAGTTAATATTTCACACTTTGTAAATCCAGACGATATCACTCCAGGAAAAAGAGTATGTCTAAATCAGCAAACATTGACTGTTGTTGATGTTCTTCCAGAAAATAAAGATTATAGAGCAAGGGCTATGGAAGTCGATGAAAGACCTAATGTTAGGTATGAAGATATTGGAGGTTTAGATAAACAAATACAAGAAGTTAGGGAGGTTGTAGAACTTCCAATGAAACATCCAGAATTATTTGAAAAAGTAGGAATTGAACCACCAAAAGGAGTTTTACTTTATGGACCACCAGGAACTGGTAAGACATTATTGGCTAAGGCTGTTGCAACAGAAACCAATGCAACATTTATAAGAGTTGTTGGTTCAGAATTGGTTAAAAAGTTTATTGGAGAAGGTGCTTCATTAGTTAAAGATATATTCAAATTAGCAAAAGAGAAGGCACCGTCAATAATATTCATTGATGAAATTGACGCTATTGCCGCAAAGAGAACTGATGCTTTAACTGGAGGAGATAGAGAAGTCCAAAGAACTTTAATGCAGTTATTGGCAGAGATGGATGGTTTTGATACAAGAGGAGATGTTAAGATAATAGGAGCTACAAACAGATTAGATATTTTAGATCCAGCAATATTGAGACCAGGAAGATTTGATAGAATTATTGAAGTTCCACCACCAGATGAAAAAGGTAGGTTAGAGATATTGAAAATACATACAAGAAGAATGAATTTAGCTAAAGATGTTAATTTAGAAAAAATAGCAAAAATGACAGAAGGATGTGTAGGGGCTGATTTAAAGGCAATCTGTACAGAGGCAGGAATGAATGCTATAAGGGAACTTAGAGATTATGTAACTATGGAGGACTTCAAAAAAGCAGTTGAAAGAATTATGGAAAAGAAAAGAGGTAAAGTTAAAGAAGAACCAAAACATCTATCAGTTCTTTACAGATAA
- the aroC gene encoding chorismate synthase has protein sequence MNTYGDMFRVTVFGESHGKAVGAVVDGCPANLPLSEEDIQKELNRRKPGSSIFSTPRKEDDIVNVLSGIFEGKTTGTPICAIVYNKNARPKDYSLIKDTPRPGHADLTYKLKYKNYDYRGGGRASGRVTVGHVIGGAIAKKLLSYTYNIKIVGYTIKIGKIKGDFNYYKNPDIFEDEKSLESLIEKIESNPLRCPSMNEKEMEEYVLNAMKNKDSVGGVVEIIVVNVPVGVGNPIFNKLNGELARGLMSINAVKGVEIGRGFESTELYGSEMNDEMYFDEDKNIRFRTNNCGGILGGISCGTPIVIRIAVKPTPSIGKKQSTINLKTLENTEIEIKGRHDPIIVPRIIPVAESIVAITLADLMIKGGFIHPCSL, from the coding sequence ATGAACACCTATGGGGATATGTTTAGAGTTACAGTTTTTGGCGAGAGTCACGGAAAGGCTGTTGGGGCAGTTGTTGATGGCTGTCCTGCAAATTTACCATTATCTGAAGAAGATATTCAAAAAGAGCTTAATAGGAGAAAGCCAGGAAGTAGTATATTCTCGACTCCAAGAAAGGAAGATGATATTGTAAATGTATTATCAGGTATTTTTGAGGGAAAAACTACTGGAACGCCAATATGTGCAATTGTCTATAATAAAAATGCAAGACCAAAAGATTATTCATTGATAAAGGACACTCCAAGACCTGGACACGCAGATTTAACCTATAAATTAAAATATAAAAATTATGATTATAGAGGAGGAGGTAGAGCCAGTGGAAGAGTAACAGTAGGGCATGTTATTGGTGGAGCAATTGCAAAAAAATTACTTTCTTACACATATAACATAAAAATCGTTGGTTATACAATAAAAATTGGAAAAATAAAAGGAGATTTTAATTATTACAAAAATCCTGATATATTTGAAGATGAAAAATCTCTTGAAAGTTTGATAGAAAAAATTGAAAGTAATCCTTTAAGATGTCCTTCAATGAATGAAAAAGAGATGGAAGAGTATGTGTTAAACGCCATGAAAAATAAAGACAGTGTTGGTGGAGTTGTAGAAATAATAGTAGTAAATGTTCCTGTTGGAGTTGGAAATCCAATATTTAATAAGTTAAATGGAGAATTGGCAAGAGGTTTAATGAGTATAAATGCAGTTAAAGGTGTAGAGATTGGAAGAGGTTTTGAATCAACTGAATTGTATGGAAGTGAGATGAATGATGAAATGTATTTTGATGAAGACAAAAATATAAGATTTAGAACTAACAACTGTGGAGGAATTTTGGGAGGAATTAGTTGTGGAACTCCAATTGTTATAAGGATTGCTGTAAAACCAACGCCTTCAATAGGTAAAAAGCAAAGTACTATAAATTTAAAAACATTAGAAAATACTGAAATTGAAATTAAAGGGAGACATGATCCAATTATAGTTCCAAGAATTATCCCAGTTGCAGAATCTATTGTAGCAATAACCTTAGCTGATTTAATGATTAAAGGAGGTTTTATTCATCCGTGTAGTTTATAA
- the pyrG gene encoding glutamine hydrolyzing CTP synthase, translating into MKFIFITGGVISSLGKGITAASLGRLLKARGFKVNMVKVDPYLQIDAGTMSPYEHGEVFVTEDGGETDLDLGHYERFIDENLTKHNNITTGKIYWSVLTKERRGEYLGKTVQVIPHITNEIKDWIKKLGENYDITIVEIGGTVGDIESLPFLEAIRQFKKDVGKENVLYIHVSLLPYIKAAGELKTKPTQHSVKELRSIGIQPDILICRTEYPISSKIKEKLSLFCDVDREAVIEARDAKTIYEVPLNLEKEGLGKLVTKKLNLPDREPNLEDWRKFVDRVINPLNEVVIAVVGKYVELKDAYLSINEALIHAGAKNDTRVNINWIHSERLECEEFEEILDKYRENNQLDGILVPGGFGDRGVEGKINAIKYARENDIPFLGICMGMQCAVIEFARNVCGLEGANSTEFDENTKYPVVDLLPEQKEIDAKGGTMRLGAYPAILKEGTLVHRLYKKIKVYERHRHRYEVNPEYHEILENYGLTISGKSPDGRLAEFIEIDKNRYFVATQAHPEFKSRPNKPHPLFDGLVRAALGEKI; encoded by the coding sequence ATGAAGTTTATATTTATTACAGGAGGAGTTATATCATCATTAGGGAAAGGAATTACAGCGGCTTCTTTGGGCAGATTGTTAAAAGCAAGAGGTTTTAAGGTAAATATGGTTAAGGTAGATCCTTATTTACAAATTGACGCTGGAACGATGTCTCCCTATGAGCATGGGGAAGTATTTGTTACAGAAGATGGTGGAGAGACAGATTTAGATTTAGGACATTATGAGAGGTTTATTGATGAGAATTTAACTAAACATAATAATATAACAACAGGAAAGATATATTGGAGCGTTTTGACAAAAGAAAGAAGAGGAGAGTATTTGGGAAAAACTGTTCAAGTTATTCCTCACATAACTAACGAAATAAAAGATTGGATTAAAAAACTTGGAGAAAATTATGACATTACAATTGTTGAGATTGGAGGAACTGTTGGAGATATTGAGAGTTTACCATTCTTAGAGGCTATTAGACAGTTTAAAAAAGATGTTGGCAAAGAAAATGTTTTATACATTCATGTCTCTCTTTTGCCATACATAAAAGCGGCTGGTGAGTTAAAAACAAAGCCAACACAGCATAGCGTTAAAGAGTTAAGAAGTATTGGAATTCAACCTGATATATTAATTTGCAGAACTGAATATCCAATAAGTAGTAAAATCAAGGAAAAATTATCCCTATTTTGTGATGTAGATAGAGAGGCAGTTATTGAAGCAAGAGATGCAAAAACCATATATGAAGTTCCACTTAACTTAGAAAAGGAAGGTTTAGGAAAATTAGTCACTAAAAAATTAAATCTTCCAGATAGAGAGCCAAATTTAGAAGATTGGAGAAAATTCGTTGATAGAGTAATAAATCCATTAAATGAGGTTGTTATAGCAGTGGTAGGTAAGTATGTTGAGTTAAAAGATGCCTATCTAAGTATAAATGAGGCTTTAATTCACGCTGGGGCTAAGAATGACACAAGAGTTAATATAAATTGGATACATTCAGAAAGATTGGAGTGTGAAGAATTTGAAGAAATTTTAGATAAATATAGAGAAAATAATCAATTAGATGGAATTTTAGTTCCCGGAGGATTTGGAGATAGGGGAGTTGAAGGAAAAATAAATGCAATAAAATATGCAAGAGAAAATGACATTCCATTTTTAGGCATTTGTATGGGTATGCAGTGTGCTGTTATAGAGTTTGCAAGAAATGTATGTGGCTTAGAGGGGGCTAATTCAACGGAGTTTGATGAAAATACAAAATATCCTGTTGTAGATTTGTTGCCAGAACAAAAAGAGATTGACGCAAAAGGAGGGACTATGAGATTAGGGGCATATCCGGCAATACTAAAAGAGGGAACATTAGTTCATAGATTATATAAAAAGATCAAAGTTTATGAGAGACATAGACATAGATATGAGGTAAATCCTGAATATCATGAAATATTGGAAAATTATGGCTTAACAATTTCTGGAAAATCTCCTGATGGTAGATTGGCAGAGTTCATAGAGATTGATAAAAATAGATACTTTGTAGCAACTCAGGCACATCCAGAATTTAAATCAAGACCAAATAAGCCACATCCTTTGTTTGATGGTTTAGTTAGAGCGGCATTGGGTGAAAAAATTTAA